The DNA segment TGGCCCTACGCCCGACATGGTGTAAACCAGATCGAAGATTTTCAGCGAGACATGGAGCAGGATGACTACCACGCTGATCGTCACCGGGTTCAGCATGGGGATGATCACTTTCGAATAGACCTGGAATTCGGTGGCGCCGTCGATGCGGGCGGCCTCGCGCACTTCGTCCGAGATGGTGGCCATGCCGCCCACATACAGGGCCATGACGAAGCCCGAAAGCTGCCAGGTGGCGGCGACAGCGACAGGCACCAGGGCCAGCGGGATGCCCCATCGGACTGGCCACGTGGCCGCCGCCGGCCAGACGTGGGCCAGCACCGTATTCAGCTGGGCGACGACGCCGGGTTCGGTGATCCAGCCCGGTTTCAGTGGCCCCGCCCCGGCCAACGCCAACAGTTTGTTGATGCCGAAGATGTCGAAGAAGAGGTTGATGCCGGTTTCCGGGTTGAAAATCCAGCGCCAGACCACGCCCGTGACCACGAACGAGAGCGCATAGGGGAACAGGAAGATATTGCGGAAGATCCTAGTGCCAATCAATTCCCGGTCGAGCAGAATGGCCAGGGTGAGGCCAACGGTGACGGCAAAAAGAATGAAGAAGATGGTGAAGACGAATGTGTTGCGCAGGTCGGCTTGCCAACGCGACATGGCGAACATTTCGCCATAGGTGGCGAACAGCGGCTGGCGGAGGCTGAGGTTGGGCTTCAGGGTGCGCCAATTCGAAAGCGAGACCCAAAGCGTCGAGCCAATGAAGAGGTAGACGAATATGGCGAGGGCGATGAGCGACGGCAGCAGAAGCAGGATGGTCTGCGCCCGCTCCGTCAAGCGTCCGCGCCAGCCATGGGACGCAGAAGCCTTCACTCCGTTTGGATGCAGCGGTGCGGTGGTCATAAGGTCCCTCTGGCCTGAGATGAACGTTCCGCACGTGCGGTCGCCAGATGCAGATTTGGCAACCGCACGTGCGAAGCGAAAGGGTGGGTTATTTGCCGAAGCCGGAAGCCTTAGCCGCAGCCACCAGGGCGTTGGAGAAGGCATCGACATTCTTGTCGACCACAAACTGGGTCACGGCGTCGTTCAGCGCCTGCTGGAAGTCAGCCGGAGCGGCAGAGCCATGCACCAC comes from the Caldilineales bacterium genome and includes:
- a CDS encoding sugar ABC transporter permease — encoded protein: MTTAPLHPNGVKASASHGWRGRLTERAQTILLLLPSLIALAIFVYLFIGSTLWVSLSNWRTLKPNLSLRQPLFATYGEMFAMSRWQADLRNTFVFTIFFILFAVTVGLTLAILLDRELIGTRIFRNIFLFPYALSFVVTGVVWRWIFNPETGINLFFDIFGINKLLALAGAGPLKPGWITEPGVVAQLNTVLAHVWPAAATWPVRWGIPLALVPVAVAATWQLSGFVMALYVGGMATISDEVREAARIDGATEFQVYSKVIIPMLNPVTISVVVILLHVSLKIFDLVYTMSGVGPGFATDVPSIFVFEMMFKATRYNLGSAAAIVMLALVALVIVPYLASTLREES